In Sphingomonas sp. SUN019, the genomic window TAGAGGAGCAGCGCTTCGGCGACGAAATAGACGGTCGAGGCGAACGGGATCGGGGCGCAGGCGCGGCCGAGTTCCTCGGCGATCGCGCACAGTTCGATATGACCGAGCCCGAGCCCGCCATATTCCTCGGGGATCGCCGCGCCGAGCCAGCCCTGTTCGGCGACGCTCTTCCACAACGCCTCGTCATAATGTTTGGCGTCGTCGTCGAGGACTGACCGCACGACCTTCGCATCGCACCGCGCGGCGAGGAATTTGCGGGCCTCGTCCTTCAGCATCTTCTGGTCGTCGGAATAATCGAAGTTCATGTGTCTCTCCCTCTCCCCGCTTGCGGGGAGAGGGTCGGGGAGAGGGGCCTGTCCGACGCCCTGTCCACTGCCCCTCTCCCCTACCCTCTCCCCGGAGGGAAGAGGGAGTTTGTTATCGCGGCTGCATCCGGATCGCGCCATCGAGGCGGACGTCTTCGCCGTTGAAATAGCCGTTGCGGATCATCTCCAGCGCGAGCTTCGCATATTCCTCCGCCTGTCCGAGCCGCTTCGGGAACGGCACCATCGCGCCCAGCGCCGCCTTCACCTGCGGTTTCATCTTCACCAGCAGCGGTGTCTCGAACACGCCCGGCAGGATGGTGTTGCAGCGGATGCCCTCGCCCGACAGGTCGCGTGCGACGTTCAGCGTCATGCCGACGATGCCCGCCTTTGCCGAGGTATAGGCGACCTGGCCGATCTGGCCGTCCTCGGCGGCGACGGATGCGGTGTTGACGATCGCGCCGCGGTCGCCGTCTTCGGTCGGGTCCAGAGTCATCATCCCCGCCGCGCTGCCGACGATGCAGCGGAAGGTGCCGATCAGGTTCAGTTCGATCGTCTTGACGTAATTTTCGATCGGATAGGGTTTGATCGCGCCGTCTTCCTTCGATCGTGCGACGGTCTTGTTCGGGCCGCCGAACCCGCCGCCCGCGCAATTGACGATCACGCGTTCCTGTCCGTTCGTCGCCCGTGCCGCGGCGAAGCCTGCGTCGACCGAGGCCTGATCCATCACATCGACGTTCACGAACAGCGCGCCGATCGCCGCGGCGGCGTCGGGGCCGATCTCCGCATTCTTGTCGAACAGCGCGACCTTCACGCCCGCCGCGCGCAGCGCGGTGGCGGTGGCGTAGCCGAGGCCCGAAGCCCCGCCGGTCACGATCGCCGATATGTCCGGACCCAGTTTCACGCGTCTCTCCCGATCCGCCGCCATTACAGCCGTGCGGTTGCGGGATAACATTAGTTATGTAGGATGCGGCGTCAAACGTAAAAGAGAGGATGCCGGGATGGCCAAAGAACAGGCAACCCGCACGGCGATACGCGTCGAGCGGCGCGGCGAGGTCGATTGGGTGACGATGGACCGGCCCGATCGGCTGAATGCGCTGGACGACGCGATGATCGGCGAGCTGTCGGACTATTTCGGCAGCATCGCGAAGGACCGCGATTGCCGCGTGATCGTGCTTAAGGGCGCGGGGCGGGCGTATTGCGCCGGGCTGGACCTGCAGGCGCGCGCGGCGGGTGTGACGGATACGATCGACCGGCTGGCGCACCAAAGATCGATCGCCGAGATCGTGATGAAGATGCGATACTGCCCGCAGCCGATCGTCAGCCTGATCCATGGTCCGGCGTGCGGCGGCGGGTTCGCGATGGCGCTGGCGTCGGACATTCGCATCGCTGGCGAGAGCGCGCGGATGAATGCGGCGTTCATCCGGATCGGGCTGTCGGCGTGCGACATCGGCGTGTCGTATTTCCTGCCGCGGCTGATCGGGGCGAGTCTGGCGGCGGAACTGATGCTGACGGGCGATTTCATCCTGGCCGAGCGCGCGCTGGCCGTCGGGCTGGTGTCGCGCGTCGTAGCCGACGATTCGATGGAAGCGGCGGCCGAGCCGCTGATCGAGGCGATGCTGACGACCTCTCCAATGGGCCTGCGGCTGACCAAGGAATGCCTGCGCATGAGTATCGACGCGCCGAGCCTGGAGGCGGCGGTGGCGATGGAGGATCGCAACCAGATTCTCTGCGCGACCAGCCCTGATTTCGGCGAAGGGATTGCGGCGTTCTTCGAGAAACGGCGGCCTGACTATACGAGGAAGACAACATGAGCGGACTGGCTGGGCGCGTCGCGCTGGTGACGGGCGGCGGGCGTGGGATCGGACGCGCGATCGCCTTGCGGCTGGCGCGGGACGGCGCGGACGTGGCGGTGAACTATCGCCGTGACGCCGATGCCGCGGCGGAGGTGGTTGCGGAAATCGTGGGTATGGGGCGGACGGCGAGGGCCTATGCCGCGTCGGTCGACCGGTTCGAGGAATGCGAAGCGCTGGTCGCGGCGGTGCTCGCCGATTTCGGCGCGGTCGACATCCTGGTCAACAATGCGGGAATCGCTAGCCGCGGACAGTCGGTCGCCAATACGGAGCCCGGCGAACTGGAGCGCGTGCTGAAGACCCACGCCTTCGCGCCACATTACATGAGCAAGCTGGTGCTACCGTCGATGCGCGAGCGTGCGAGCCGGGAGGGCGGCCGCGGGGATATCGTGATGATCTCCAGCGTGGCGACGTTGTATCACGCACCCAATGGCGCGCCGTACAATATGGGCAAGGCCGCGGTGGAGGCGTTGGCGCAGACGCTTGCCAAGGAAGAACGCGCGCACGGCATCCGTACGAACATCGTCGCGCCGGGGCTGACCGTGACCGACATGGGCGAACGGCTGGCCAAGGCGACGCGCGGGGTGGCGAGCATCCACGATCTGGACGCCGGGTCGCCGTTCGGACGGGTGAGCACGCCCGAGGACGTGGCGGCGGCGGTGGCGTATTTCGTGTCGGCGGACGGGGCATATGCCAACGGACAGAAGATCAATCTGCATGGGGGCGGGTAGGTTAGTTTGCGGGAGGCGACATTGCGACGTCGATCCCCAGCAACAAAGCCGCATCGCCCATCCGGCGGTCCAACGTCGCGATCGCGAGTCGATTCTCTGCTGCTATCGCAAGATGCAGAGCGTCGCCCGCCCGCAAGTTGATTCCAGGCTGATCCAGAAACTCCGTCGCCCGTGTAAAATGACGGTCCTCTATCGCGATCGGATCGAGGCTGGACGTGATCAGCGCGTCCCATGTCCGTCGCAGGACCAAACGGTGCGATTCATCAATCTCGCGCGCGCGCGATTTCTGCGAAAGTGCACCAGCAACCTCAGTTACGACCCACGGGCTTATCGCGAGTGAACCGGGAGGCTGCCGCTCAAACCAAGCCAACGCCGCGTCGGTATGGCGTTCACGCGCCAGCGACGCCACGATCAGCGACGCGTCGCAATAGACGCTTAATATCGCGCTTCATCCCGCATCTGCTGGACGGTTTCGCTCGTCATCGGCATTCCAGCCGTCAGCGCACGGAGCATCTCGATGTCGATCGGTTTCTTTGCGGCCGACTGTTCAATCACCGTCAATTGGACGAGCGGCTTTCCGCGCCGCATGATCGCAATCGATTCACCACGAAGCGCGCGTTCTACCAAGTCGCTGAGGTGCGCCTTCGCTTCGGCAATGTTGTAGGCTGCCACATTGCCCTCCTGACCAACTGTGTGACCAAGATAGGAAGCGCGCCTCCCCCCGTCAAACCCGCATCGGCATCAGGACATACAGCGCCGCCGCCTTGTCGTTCTCGCGGATCAATGTTGGGGCGGCGGCGTCGGCAAGATGGACTTCGACCGAATCGCCGTCGATCTGGGCGAGGATGTCCATCAGGTACCGGCTGTTGAAGCCGATCTCGAACGGAAGCGCGACGTACTCGCCGGGGACTTCCTCCGCCGCGGTGCCGTTTTCGGGGCTGGTGACCGAGAGCGTGATCTTGTCGCGGTCGAGCGCCATCTTCACCGCGCGGGTCTTTTCGGTCGCGATGGTGGAGACACGGTCGACGCCCTGCATGAAGCTTTTCGGATCGAGTTTCAGGATCTTGTCGTTGCCGGTGGGGATGACGCGGCTGTAGTCGGGGAAGGTGCCGTCGATCAGCTTGGAGGTCAGGATCGCCTGGCCGAGGTCGAAGCGGATCTTCGTCGGTGACAGCGAGACGCCGACCGAACCGTCGATCTCGTCGAGCAGCTTGCGCAATTCGGCGATGCATTTCCGGGGCACGATGACGTCGGGCATGTTCTCCGCACCCTCGGGCCGGGGCAGGGTGACGCGGGCGAGGCGGTGGCCGTCGGTCGCGGCGGCCTTCAGCACCGGCTGCGATCCCTCGCCATCGGCGACGTGCAGGAATATGCCGTTCAGATAATAACGCGTTTCCTCGGTCGAGATGGCGAAGCGCGTCTTGTCGATGATCTGCTTCAGCAATTCGGCGGGCATTTCGAACTGTACCGGCAATTCGCCCTCCGCGATCACCGGGAAATCGTCGCGCGGCAGCGTGCCGAGCGAGAAGCGCGCGCGTCCAGCGACGATCGCCATGCGCCCGTCGGCGGCGGTCAGCGAGACCTGTGCGCCCTCTGGCAATTTGCGCGCGATGTCGAACAGGGTGTGCGCGGACACGGTGGTCGCGCCGGGTTGGTCGACGGCGGCGGCGATGCTTTCGTTGATTTGCAGATCGAGGTCGGTCGCCATCAGGCGGATCGCGCCCTCCGCGGTCGCCTCGATCAGCACGTTCGACAGGATCGGGATCGTGTTGCGCCGTTCCACCACCGACTGGACATGGCTGAGCCCCTTCAGCAGGGTCGCGCGTTCGATCGTCGCCTTCATTACTTCATCCCCCGGCCCGCCGGATTCGACCAGGGGCAATCTCGGGCGACCCTAGCCAATCCAGAAGCATCGGGGCAAGCCGGGTCGCGCGAGTTTTCGGTGGATGGATTGCGCGTTAGCCGCCGTCAGGCGACCGTCAGGCCGACGTCGACGTTGCCGCGCGTGGCGTTGGAATAGGGGCAGACTTCGTGCGCGGCGTGGACGAGTTTCTCGGCCTCCGCTTTGTCGACGCCGGGCAGCGCGATCGTCAGGTCGGCGGTGATGCCGTAGCCGCCCTCGCTGCGCGGGCCGAAGCCGATTTCGGCGGTGACGGTGGCGTCGGCGGGAATCTTGACGCCGACCTTGCTGGACACGGCCTTCATCGCGCCGAGGAAGCAGGCCGAATATCCAGCGGCGAACAGTTTTTCGGGGTTCGCGCCGGAACCGCCGGGGCCGCCCATTTCCTTCGGCACGACCAGTTTCACATCGACCGATCCGTCGTCGGACTTCGCCGAACCGTCACGGCCGCCGGTCGCGGTGGCGCTGGTCTTGTAGATGACGTCGATGGACATGGTGGTTCCTTTCGGGAGAGGTCGCGACGCTAACGCACTTGGCCGTCAGGCGATCCGCGCGCACCCCCGGCCCGCGCGTTTCGCGGCGTAGAGCGCGGCGTCGGCGGCGGCGAACAACGCATTCGGCGAACGTCGCGCGTCGGCCATCGCCAGTCCGGCGGAGACGCGGATGGAGAATACCCGGCCGTCGAACGCGATCGGCTGCGCGCAAATCTCGACCAGCCGATCGAGCGCGGCGCAGGTCGCCGCGCGATCCACTCCTGCAGGCAACAGGATGGCGAATTCATCGCCGCCGATGCGGGCCGCCATCGTCGCGCCGGGAAAACGCGCCAGCCGCCGCGCGACCGTGCACAGGCATTCGTCGCCGGCGGCATGGCCGTGCGTATCGTTGACCTGTTTGAAATGGTCGAGATCGATCAGCACCAGCGCGCCGACGTCCGCCGCGTCCGTGTCGTGAAACTCACGCTGGAACGTCGCGCGCCCGGCGATTCCGGTCAGCGCATCGCATTCGGCCTGCCGCCGGAGCGCGTCCCAGCGCGCGCGTTCGTCGGTGATGTCCTGCTTCACGCCGTACAGCCGGACGGTGCGGCCGTGGCGGCGCTCGGTTTCCACCTGCAGGCGAATCCAGCGCGGCATCCCGTCGGGCCGGATGATGCGCGCGTCGAGCGAGAAGCCGCTGCCGTAAGCGACCGCATCGGCGCGCAGCCGTTCGAGCGCCAGGCGCGACGGTTCGTCGTACATCGCCAGCGTCATGCGGCGGTCGACCGGATTGTGATGGGGCAGGCCGAACAGGTCGAACACACCCGCGCTCCAAGTCAGTCGCTCGTCGTCGCCCAGATCGCACGCCCATGCCCCGATCCCGGCCGCCGCGGTGGCGCGGTCGAGCAATGCGGCAAGGTCGGTCGGCTCGGGTCGTGGATCGAGACGGGCGACCATGTGCATGGCCCCGCTCTAACCCGCGAGGGTTAAGGCGGGGTTGTTGTGGCAGCGAAACGGCCAATGCTTACTGGTCGCGCGCGAACGTTTCCGCGCGCTGGCCGAGCAGGGTCACTTCGACGCGACGATTGCGCTGCATTCCCTGCGCGGTGGCGTTGGTGGCGACCGGGCGGCTTTCGCCATATCCCTCCACCGCGAAGCGCGCGCGGGTCACGCCCATCTGGTCGAAGGCGGTACGGACCGCGTCGGCGCGACGCAGCGACAGGCCCTGGTTGTGGGCGTCGGTGCCGCGCGAATCGGTGTGCCCGTCGATCGCGACGCGGACGTTGCCGTTGTCGCGGAGGTAGTCGGCGAGCGGGCGCAGCTTGTCGATCGCGCCGGGACGGAGCACGGCGCTGTCGGTGGCGAACAGCACCTGTTCCTCCAGCGTCATGGTCGCGCCGCGTTCGGTCTGGCGGAAGCCGTAGTCGCGCATCGCGCCGCGATCCCAGCGGCCTGCACCGGGGTCGGGTCCGCGATCCACCTCCACCGCTACGACATAGCCGCGATCACGCTGGTTCCAGTCGAACCGGTCGCGGCGCCCGCCGGCGATCTGTGCGAAGGCGCGGTTGGCGGCGTTCGCTTCACGCGGGGCGACGCGGCCGTCGCGGTTCCAGTCGAAGTTGCGCAGGACAAAGGCGCGGCCGCGATTGGTGCCGCGCAGTTCGGGGAACAGCGCGGGCACGCCTGCACCGATCAGGCGGTATTCGCGTGTGCCCGGACGGCCGCCCGACCAGTCCCAATTGCGCTGCGCGACCGCCGGAGTGGCGGCGATGATCGTGCCGACACAAAGCGCAGCGAGAGTGAACTTCTTCATGATTCTTCTCCGTAGCCCCCGCTACGGCAGTGCGAGTGGACCCGGGCGGTTGAACCGCCGGTGTCCCGCGTCGACAGGCGGCGTTCAGCCGAGCGTGATGCGCGTCGCGTCCGCCCCGATCGCGTCGAACAGCGCGGGCTCGGTCCCCGTCATCCATATTTGGCCGCGCCTGGCGAGGCGTTCGAACAGCGACGCGCGGCGGGCCGGATCGAGGTGTGCGGCGACTTCATCCAAAAGCAGGATTGGGGCGTTCCCGCGGCGTTCGCCGACCAGATCGGCGTGGGCGAGGACGATGCCGAGCAGCAGCGCCTTTTGTTCGCCGGTCGAGGCGAGCGCGGCGAGGCTGGTCTTGTCGAGATGCGTGA contains:
- a CDS encoding type II toxin-antitoxin system VapC family toxin, whose translation is MLSVYCDASLIVASLARERHTDAALAWFERQPPGSLAISPWVVTEVAGALSQKSRAREIDESHRLVLRRTWDALITSSLDPIAIEDRHFTRATEFLDQPGINLRAGDALHLAIAAENRLAIATLDRRMGDAALLLGIDVAMSPPAN
- the dnaN gene encoding DNA polymerase III subunit beta; protein product: MKATIERATLLKGLSHVQSVVERRNTIPILSNVLIEATAEGAIRLMATDLDLQINESIAAAVDQPGATTVSAHTLFDIARKLPEGAQVSLTAADGRMAIVAGRARFSLGTLPRDDFPVIAEGELPVQFEMPAELLKQIIDKTRFAISTEETRYYLNGIFLHVADGEGSQPVLKAAATDGHRLARVTLPRPEGAENMPDVIVPRKCIAELRKLLDEIDGSVGVSLSPTKIRFDLGQAILTSKLIDGTFPDYSRVIPTGNDKILKLDPKSFMQGVDRVSTIATEKTRAVKMALDRDKITLSVTSPENGTAAEEVPGEYVALPFEIGFNSRYLMDILAQIDGDSVEVHLADAAAPTLIRENDKAAALYVLMPMRV
- a CDS encoding type II toxin-antitoxin system Phd/YefM family antitoxin; amino-acid sequence: MAAYNIAEAKAHLSDLVERALRGESIAIMRRGKPLVQLTVIEQSAAKKPIDIEMLRALTAGMPMTSETVQQMRDEARY
- a CDS encoding OmpA family protein, translating into MKKFTLAALCVGTIIAATPAVAQRNWDWSGGRPGTREYRLIGAGVPALFPELRGTNRGRAFVLRNFDWNRDGRVAPREANAANRAFAQIAGGRRDRFDWNQRDRGYVVAVEVDRGPDPGAGRWDRGAMRDYGFRQTERGATMTLEEQVLFATDSAVLRPGAIDKLRPLADYLRDNGNVRVAIDGHTDSRGTDAHNQGLSLRRADAVRTAFDQMGVTRARFAVEGYGESRPVATNATAQGMQRNRRVEVTLLGQRAETFARDQ
- a CDS encoding enoyl-CoA hydratase/isomerase family protein; protein product: MAKEQATRTAIRVERRGEVDWVTMDRPDRLNALDDAMIGELSDYFGSIAKDRDCRVIVLKGAGRAYCAGLDLQARAAGVTDTIDRLAHQRSIAEIVMKMRYCPQPIVSLIHGPACGGGFAMALASDIRIAGESARMNAAFIRIGLSACDIGVSYFLPRLIGASLAAELMLTGDFILAERALAVGLVSRVVADDSMEAAAEPLIEAMLTTSPMGLRLTKECLRMSIDAPSLEAAVAMEDRNQILCATSPDFGEGIAAFFEKRRPDYTRKTT
- a CDS encoding SDR family NAD(P)-dependent oxidoreductase, encoding MSGLAGRVALVTGGGRGIGRAIALRLARDGADVAVNYRRDADAAAEVVAEIVGMGRTARAYAASVDRFEECEALVAAVLADFGAVDILVNNAGIASRGQSVANTEPGELERVLKTHAFAPHYMSKLVLPSMRERASREGGRGDIVMISSVATLYHAPNGAPYNMGKAAVEALAQTLAKEERAHGIRTNIVAPGLTVTDMGERLAKATRGVASIHDLDAGSPFGRVSTPEDVAAAVAYFVSADGAYANGQKINLHGGG
- a CDS encoding organic hydroperoxide resistance protein produces the protein MSIDVIYKTSATATGGRDGSAKSDDGSVDVKLVVPKEMGGPGGSGANPEKLFAAGYSACFLGAMKAVSSKVGVKIPADATVTAEIGFGPRSEGGYGITADLTIALPGVDKAEAEKLVHAAHEVCPYSNATRGNVDVGLTVA
- a CDS encoding sensor domain-containing diguanylate cyclase gives rise to the protein MHMVARLDPRPEPTDLAALLDRATAAAGIGAWACDLGDDERLTWSAGVFDLFGLPHHNPVDRRMTLAMYDEPSRLALERLRADAVAYGSGFSLDARIIRPDGMPRWIRLQVETERRHGRTVRLYGVKQDITDERARWDALRRQAECDALTGIAGRATFQREFHDTDAADVGALVLIDLDHFKQVNDTHGHAAGDECLCTVARRLARFPGATMAARIGGDEFAILLPAGVDRAATCAALDRLVEICAQPIAFDGRVFSIRVSAGLAMADARRSPNALFAAADAALYAAKRAGRGCARIA
- a CDS encoding SDR family NAD(P)-dependent oxidoreductase, translating into MKLGPDISAIVTGGASGLGYATATALRAAGVKVALFDKNAEIGPDAAAAIGALFVNVDVMDQASVDAGFAAARATNGQERVIVNCAGGGFGGPNKTVARSKEDGAIKPYPIENYVKTIELNLIGTFRCIVGSAAGMMTLDPTEDGDRGAIVNTASVAAEDGQIGQVAYTSAKAGIVGMTLNVARDLSGEGIRCNTILPGVFETPLLVKMKPQVKAALGAMVPFPKRLGQAEEYAKLALEMIRNGYFNGEDVRLDGAIRMQPR